From Heteronotia binoei isolate CCM8104 ecotype False Entrance Well chromosome 12, APGP_CSIRO_Hbin_v1, whole genome shotgun sequence, the proteins below share one genomic window:
- the LOC132580044 gene encoding histo-blood group ABO system transferase 1-like produces the protein MTSKSPEIETKVFFPYRRTDVLTVTPWLAPIIWEGTFNLDILNEQFKQRNTTVGLTVFAIKKYVVFLQKFLETAETYFMAGHRVKYYIFTDRLEAVPNITVKAGREIVPLKVQNYPRWQEISMRRMEMINHYSQQRFIHEVEFLVCVDVDMRFGDHVGVEILSEVFGTIHPAFYASERKVFTYERRPISEAFIPLDEGDFYYAGGFFGGTVAEVYKLTKKCHEAVMTDKNKSVEAIWQEESHLNKYFVYNKPTKLLSPEYLWFSEHYSPSFLRKMRFIEIPKNRNVIRYKRHLRAK, from the exons ATGACCAGCAAATCCCCTGAAATAGAGACAA AAGTCTTCTTTCCCTACAGGAGAACTGATGTCCTTACAGTGACTCCATGGCTTGCCCCAATTATTTGGGAGGGGACCTTCAACTTGGATATCTTGAATGAACAGTTCAAACAAAGGAACACAACTGTTGGACTGACAGTGTTTGCTATCAAAAA GTATGTCGTCTTCCTCCAGAAGTTTCTAGAAACTGCAGAGACTTATTTCATGGCTGGGCATAGAGTGAAGTATTATATCTTCACTGACAGACTTGAAGCTGTTCCTAACATCACTGtcaaagctggaagggagatagTCCCTCTGAAAGTCCAAAATTACCCCAGGTGGCAGGAAATCTCCATGCGCCGGATGGAGATGATCAATCACTACTCTCAACAGCGCTTTATCCATGAAGTTGAGTTTTTGGTGTGTGTCGATGTAGACATGCGGTTTGGTGACCATGTTGGAGTAGAGATTTTGAGTGAGGTATTTGGCACAATTCACCCAGCTTTCTATGCCTCTGAGCGCAAGGTATTTACCTACGAACGTCGTCCCATCTCTGAAGCTTTCATTCCCCTTGATGAGGGGGATTTTTACTATGCTGGAGGCTTCTTTGGCGGAACTGTGGCTGAAGTTTACAAGCTCACCAAGAAGTGCCACGAAGCCGTCATGACTGACAAAAACAAAAGTGTGGAAGCCATCTGGCAGGAAGAGAGCCACCTAAACAAGTATTTTGTGTACAATAAACCAACAAAATTACTTTCCCCAGAATATTTGTGGTTTAGTGAACACTACAGCCCAAGTTTTCTCAGGAAGATGAGATTTATTGAAATCCCCAAGAACCGTAATGTAATTAGATATAAAAGACATTTGCGTGCGAAATGA